Below is a window of Leishmania infantum JPCM5 genome chromosome 2 DNA.
AGACATGGAAAAGTAGAGGAGTGGCGTCATGAGGACCGCCATCCGCGACGTGTCGTAGAAAGTGGCCATCAGCCCcgacagcggcacgcacgTGAGGGAGAACATGACAAGGACAAGAAGCACGCTGAAGGCGTCGCTCTTCGTCAGGAACGTTGTGCACATCAGCAGCGTCATGAAGAGGGAGATCGTGAGCATGAGGGCGACGCTGTAAAGGAACCAGCTGCACCAAAAATAGGCCGGCCTGAGCCCCATGATCAGCGTCGCCtcccgcacgcgccgctccttctccagcacgaGCCGCCGCGTCAACTGCGAGACGGGGTAGAGAAACGCCATCACGATAACAAAGCCGATGATTGTGTTCGCAGAAGTCAGCACCTGGCTCGTCTTGAAGGGCACCCATGGCATGCTGCCCAGGAAGATCGTGAAGCTCGTCTTCGCGCGAAGGGCCGCGCTTGTCGCCAGGATGCTGGAGGCTTTCTGTGACGTAACGGCCGCCGAGGATTTGCCCAACTCGACGGCATCGGTGAAGGACtgtgcaccgctgcccacTGGTTCCCGCGCCGCCCGCACAGCGTCGAGCAGTTCGTGCGTATCCAGAACCACGTTCACCGAGTCGTCAGTCGCTGCCTGCGCctgttgccgctgttgttgcGCCGCCCGCCTCTCCGCCAGGGCCTGAACGCTGCCTGTTTCAGCGCGCGTCGCGCCGGCCGCGTACAGGGACATGAGGTAGTACTTCACAAGCGCGTCCATCAAGGACGGGTAGCCGCTCGTGTAATACATGTTGGATCGATCGTAgcccccgccgccggagTACGCCTTGTCCACCATCGCCGTGAACTCCGGCAGTGCTGTCGAGACCATTTCGATAGACAAATCCAAGCCGTTCTCGTCCAGCTGGCGGATGTTCACGAGAGCCCATGTGGGTCCACGCTCGCCGCTCTTGATCACGcggtgcgcctcctcgacggtgTCGAAGGTATCATTGTAGACGTACTGAAAAAGCCTAGAGCTGCTGGACAGGTACTGGAGCATGTCGAGTGGCACGTTTTCGCTTGGGGCGAAGTACAGCTTGCCGGACGACTGGATAGCGTTGATGCGCGTGTGGGAGAAGAGCCCCGCGCCgatcagcagcgccatcgccgccgaaTCCTTAGAGGACAACTTTTTGGCCATCCACTGGTGGGCGATGATGTCGTCTAGCGGCATCACCCGCGCGAGGCCGTTGCGCATACCGCCGAGAAAGTCGGCAAGCCCCCGGCCCTCTTGTTTGTAGCACAGCCCCTTCACgggcagctcctcctcgccgaccGTGTTGCAAATCACTGATCTCAGTGACGAAGCGTCTAGGCTGCTGCAGGGGCGCAGTCCGTCGATGTAGTTCCGCTCCCCAAACCACGTCTCGTTGTAGCAGAGTTCCTCCAGGTACCTGCCAGCCGCGAAGTTGTAGCCTTTATCACCGATAGAGGCCAGCGAGCTGTAGTCCGGCGAGGAAGTAACGCCAAAGGCGGcccacagcgccaccacacAGAGCGTGCACACAAGCGGGATCGCAATCTCCAGCACCACGCTGCcccagcgacggcgccgctcgaTCATATCGCGAGAAATGGTCGCCCCAAGCTGGTCGAGCCACGTGCTGGAGTCATTATGAGTCCATCCGGCACTGCCAGCCGTCGGGCTTGCGaggtcgtcggcgccgccgccgtgcataGTCGTCAGTGTATGGGACTCCGAGAACGGAGACGTGGTCACGGTATCCCAGTAGTCTagcgcgctgccgtggccgAAGGGTGCTCTCAGGTTGCCCGTGCGgacgtcgtcggcgcggctgtgccCGTCGTGTCCGAGGCCGGAGGTAGGCATGCTACCGTAATACTCGCTGGCGAAGTCGCCTACATCACTCTCCATAgcgctgctactgctgccgcctctgttcgcggcggcgttgccggCATTCCTGTGCCCCTCTGGATCGGCGTAGGCGAAGCCCATGGTAACGTTGCTGCTAGGCGTGCTATCGCTGTGCATCGTGTAGCTgtcggtgccgcagctgccggcgccCAGCCGCGCGAAGCGTCGGTCTtcaagggggaggggtgcatCGACATCGAAGCGCGAAGAGCCAGGTGCGCCCGCGCCGGGGCCACGCGCCGCTTGGCTCGTCGAGatgagcgccgtcgccgccggggGCGCCAGCGACTGCACTTGCGGAGGCTCCGCTGCAAGCGCTGCCGAGGGCAGCTGTTCACCTGGGCTAAGAGAGGCCAcggctgacggcggcgacgtgaaCGGCCGGTCACCGGTCAAGCCTCCAGGCAAAACATCGTGCATGGCTGTCGTGATGGCCCCCGTCGCCACGCTTCCGCTGCTATCACGCCtcacctgctgctggcgtgtgtCGATCGGCATCGGCCATGTCGACGATAAGGAAGACTCGCAGGCCTCCAAGGGGGGTGCCGTACTGGCGCGCCTTGTCCGCTGTAaggaacggcagcggcccccACTCACAGCGGGGGCACCGGCTGACGCTGGCGAGGCGGTCGACATAGGTTGGAAGACCTCCCTTGTCCAGCCGATGGGGCCAATCGCTATGCGGCGGTACTGCAGCTCACGCTCGATCCGCGGCGGTTCGAGCCCGTGGCTGCGCGCCCGCTGCTGAGGCGggggtggcgccgcgcaTGGGCGGCTCAGGCTCTGGGAGGGAGGATGGCCAAAGGCGGAAGTGTACACCGGAATCTGGCACCTCGCACTTCTGGCGCCACTGCCCCAAGCGCCCGTAGAGGCATATGGCGCATCAGATTGTGgaaccgctgccgctgcggcgggcgGGAGCCCGCCGTAGTAACCGGCTCCTGCCTCGGTACGTCGCTGCGCCGACGGAGACACAAAGTCTGCCCGCGGCGAAGACGGAGGCATCGCCGGAGATGCGAAAGAGGAGCGCTGACctggtggcgccggcgtcgctgccgagccGCCTTGCGGAGCggggggcagcggtgcgcgatTCATCACTCAGCAACTCCGTTGAGGGCGCACTACCACGCTGGCCGGCGTCTCGGAAAGAAGAAACGACAGGAGACtgggggaggaagagagccCACGCCTCTTCGCGTCCGCGCGAACACCTCCgcacctcttctccgctGCTCGCGTAGCGGagggcgcacacgccgccgctgccccccccACTCGCTcactctcttctctccctcccgcccgccctctcttctccgttTTATATGTAACGGCGAATTCGCCCTGGGCACCAATGAACGAAGGCGCACAACACAGCACAAAGGCAAATCACTCGCGCCCCCTCTTTACGTGCGTGGGATgaagcgcgcggcggccggaACGGGGGTtccgggggaggggcgcagccgtgtgcgcgtgcgccgccgccgcggctttCACACGGAGAGGGATGATGCAACGAAGGcggaaagaagaggaagagagagggagggagagggagacggagacggagacggagacggggggagggggaggggggttggCGGATGTGTATAGCGCACAAGGGCACGAAATGAGGAAGCAAGGCAAACAAGAGGATACATTCAGAAACGAGCGAGCGGCGGTCAATGACGAAGCGGGGAGGGAGTGgaatgggggagggggagggggaagcaGCTGTATACACATGCAGCGGTGTGGATGTGGACGACGATGATGAAGGGAAGGGCaaggatagagagagagaacccctcccccccccacacacacagagacagagagagaggcgcggccttctccgtcttcgtcgtctccTATCagggctctctctctcctacAGCGACGGCtaagcgcacgcgcacaccaaTAAGAAAGGCAGATCAGGTATGTTGTTGCGTATGGAGAGAGCTGTGTATATACCCATGCAACATACCttttcgcgtgtgcgtgtgtgtgcgtcagAGGTCTGCTCAGCCGAAACGGGCAGAAGAAGGAGAAGTGGAAGAGCAGTGAAAGAGAGGGGCCGGCCcatgtgcacacacagacacatccGCACCTacaggagggagggatggagagacggagaggacggcggtgcacacacacgcgcgcacgcacacacacacatccacatGAATACCCCGCGGAGAGCACCTCCAGAAGTGTGTGACgatttgtttttttttttcgggcTTCGTTCGGTGGTTCTACCCTCGGCATGGCAGTGAGAGGTTCCTGCCTCCAACGCGCCCTTTTCCGCAAGTTCGATCCCCTATCACCAAGTCCCCGTGCGTCGGTAGCTGCCAGCAAAACAATGCGCCTTTCCGGGCTGCCTGCTGAGCGCACGTCTTCTGGCGTAGTCtgagtggggggggaggtagTTGCTACGGCNGAAGACGCAGCGCTGAAGCCCGCTCACCCTAGAGGGCATCTGGCTCGGTGCAGCGCTTCCGGGTCGCGGCCACCACAGTCGCGTTATCTACTGCGGATCGCCACGTGTCCGACGAGGCGCGGTACGAACGCCTGCAcgccgtgcagcacagcgctgcATCTTGACCGTTGCAATGGGAGGGGGCCGACACCTCTACCGACCCCCGGATGCAGCAACCCCTCCCACACCGTGGGGGCGAAACAGCATGGCACCCCATCCGAGCAACAACACGTCCGATACAAGGACCGCTCCCGGCAGCACACATCGCGGGGGTGCGACCGCGCGGCTTCCCAAatccccctctttccccaTCCAAACTTCCCGCTCACATGTCACCGAGGTTGGCAGACGGGCCAGCCTTGCGCCCTGCAGGAGGCAACGGTTCAGCGACGGCAAACAGCGGCGTGCTCACTGGGCCGCCCAACGGCACCCATGCGCTGGGACGCCCGTGACACTCGACGCCTGGAGAAGCCTCGACACAAGCCGCTCCATGTACGCCACTGCCATCGCACCCCATCGAGGGTGATCGCGAAGGCGTCACAGAAACGTCGGGCCCCGTTGCACCGTCTGCTGACCGTGGTCAACGGTGACACCGACGGATGTATACAGCGTCCAGGTGGCCAACTGCTCGCCCAAAAAGCGGCACGGGCCGGATCCACGGGCGCTGTCGATGCaaaccgccaccgccacgcgccaccctcccctcGGGGCACGGAATTCCGGCTGGTCCACCGCCGGGTCGCAGGCGAGAACACACCTGGCCGCATGTGCCGCTAGCGCGTGATGGGCTTTCAGATCCTTGATGTCCAACCCTGCTACGTGAAGCCCCTCTCTCGGCGTCGGCCATCTTGCAGATGGGCTTGCATcgctcacccacccacccctaTGCTCGATGCAGTCCGCTCAAGGCTTGCAAAACCTGGCCACGATGCTGGCAGTCCCCCGCAAGAGGCTCCGTCGCCACCTGGAATGCAGATGCGGGTGGCGCGTTGTGGCCGTGCTTCCATGGTGTCATAGGGAAAGCCACTGCACCTGCTCATCTGGAGCACACCGAGTGCGGACGGCCCCGCTGAGCGGCATTGGTCATGTGTTCGGATATAAAGGCCGCTTCGTTCTGCACACGCAGCTCGCGCCGACTGCCCTCCGCATGACGGCGTTCGAGGGATGTCCGCTGTGCGTCGTCGACGCTGGCTCAGTGGCCGATCATccgctgcatgcgcgtgcgggaGCAACACGTCTCGCGCAAAAATGCCGACAGTGCCTCTGTCGCATGACCTTGATCGTCCATCGAGCGTGCGGCTGTTGAACTGGCCCGACTTTCCTCCCGCACCGGCCACCAGGAGAGTGGATTCGCTCACGCATACGGTGGCTTCATAACGGGACATCGCACTCGTCTCAGACCTGCGTGTGATGGTCGCCCCGTGAGCGTCCTGGCTGCTGTTAGGCATTCTCCAGTATGTGATGCAGCACTGCGTCTCACCACGTCAGGCATCGGGCATATGCTGAGCCAGTGGCTCTTGGTAAGGGGCGCAGTGCGGTGGGCATGGGGCTGGTGGGCGAAGCTATGGCGgcatggtggtggtgttggggggatcggcgtgtgcgtgttatGAGCGGGACtggcagagacagagacatcGCGATAGTGCAGCAGGCCAAGTCGTGCCGCCTTGAGGACGGAGGGTAAACCAAACAGCGGGAGGGCAGTCGCAGCACAGCTGTGCGACCGTCTTCCTTCAGCATGTCCTGTGCGCCTGCCCGGGTGCGGCTTTAGCATTCGTTCGGCTCACCGTGTTAGCATCTGACAGTCGTCATGGCTTTCCGTGAaacccccaccctcccctcctttgcACCGCTCGGACCAACCGGCCATCGAGCCATCCAACCAAAAATGAGGAGGTGCGCGTAACAAGCGAACCAATCACGAAGAGGCGGCCACATACGCATGAATAGAATTTCTCGTCAGGGTctcttgcgtgtgcgtgcgccgccaccacactACCGATGGCGCATCGCTCATCCCCAGGTGACGTACATCAGCGAAGCGAAATCTGTACAAGGCGCGCTCATGCTTAGATATGtacatgtgtgcgtgtgtgtgtgtctgtgcacaAGACGCACGCGGTACGTCGAGGGAAGGCgtgggagagaggggtgccgctgcacaaCCGTGAAAGCTGAGATGATCAGCATAGCGAAAGGATGCAAATACACAAGGTGAAACGCGCACATTACATACATCTGTGCATATATccatacacatacacatatatacatgcaccTGCGTAACGCAGTAAGAGAGGCAAGCATAAAGGTCGAGGACGTGAGAGAAGCaaacccctccccctcatcctccccctcacacacgcacacgcgaaaaaaaatAACGGGTTTAGGGCAGAGGAATGTGACGTGCAtccagacacacgcgcacgcgccctcACGCAAACCGCTCCATGTGCTCGAACAGGCTGCGCCGGCACTCCCCCGCCAGCAACTCAAACGCAGCGCACGGCTCCGTTGTCGAGTACTCCTTGTAGGCACGCACGGCCTCGTCGAAGGCCGTCAGAGAGCATGCCCGGTTTGCCGCCAGTAGGgcgcgcacaagcgcgtTCTCCTTTCCGCGCTGGAAGGTGCGGTCCTCGTCCTGCAGCGCAAGGAAGAACTTTTCGGTGTCGTAGAGGCTGTCGAAGTACACTGTGTCGGCGGCAGATGCCGTAAAGGGTATCGTCGGCGTCTCTCGAGCTTGCGCTGcctccgcagcggccgctggGTCAGAGACGCTGTCCTTCCTCACGGACGCCCCTCGCGCCAGCACGCACAGCGTCGCGTAGAGCAAGTATTTTGTCTTTGGTAGCGTGCGTGGCACATTCGCCGCACAGTCGAGTGCCGCCTCACGCGCCTCGTCGTACCGGCCGAGGAGCGTGAGAAGGACCACGAGACGCCAGCGGCAGGAATCGGCCAGACTGCGCTGCACTGTCGTACTGACTCGATACTGCGGGGGGGCATGCGCGGGAAATTCAACGGAGTGGGACTTCTGCCCATTCACGGATGAGGTAAGGgaagcaccgccgctggaggGTACCAGCGCCGTGGACTTTGGCGACACGAAGGGCTGCTCCGGCCCAAGCGATGTGGCCTCGACACCACTGGGCGCCGTTGGGCTGGTCAGATCGCCGTTGGTCGTGGAGGCGCCAGCGGAGGGGGGGAGCGGTGGCGTGCCGGTGAGATcgccgcagacggcggcggtgcgttgctgctgttgctggcgTTCCCAGCGTCGCGCCgtctcggcggcggccactTTCGTCTCGGCGTACATGTCCAACGCGGCGCGGTACTGCACGacagcctcctccttcgcctccagAATGTTCTCCAGTATTTCAGCAGCATCCCGGTGGCAGCGAGCCGCTTGGTAGCGAAGATCCTGCTGCGCATAGCACGGCgcgagccgcagcagggAGTCCACCGCGATACGCGGGTGCGActgcttcagctgctccactGACATCGCCAATGTCACCAACGCCTCACTGTCGTTCTGGAAGGCGCGGTTGATGAAGGTGGCGTGCAGCAAGCAGCgtgccgcgtctgccgcctcgccgacggcggcgaaaaGTGAGCCAGCTGCGAAAAACAGATCGCGTGTGCCCATCCAGTCCTCGCGCAAGGCAAGACCGTCGCCCAGCAGGCGCTCCTCAGCAGCCGTGTAGGCGCGGCGGGCATCGgccaggagctgctgcatctcAGCACCGGCCGGCGAGGGAGCCTCGCTCACGCGAGCTGGGACCACCGCGTAGGCAGGAGACACCACGAGCACACCGCCAGAGGCATCCGTGGGGCTGTCCGCGCTCTCGAGCGCACTGCCCTGCTGCACGTCGTTACACTTTTTGTGAAGGACTTCGTCGGTGGTCGAGTAGGACCCGAACGGACCCGACAAGCGGCGGCGTTCATCTCCTTCCGCTGCGAAGTTTACcgaagcagcggtggcagccacCGCGGGCACCGACGCGCTGGGTTCCATGATCCCCCCGTACCGCGCGGCTGTAATAATAGCCTCGCACACGCCGTTGGTGTTGttcgatgcggcggcggcattgGCGTGGCCAGCGGGAGCACACTCGCCCTTGGTACCGCGCAACTGCTGCGAGTCCGCAGACGGCTGCATAGAGTCGCAGGGGTTGTTTGCCGCCTCTGACGCCTCCCTCGTAGCGGCTATGGCGGCAATGGCGGCGAAGCGCTtgtcagcgccgtcaccgctgaACGGCCGCGAGGAGATGGCCGAGTGCCCCTCATGTATTTTGGGGCATGCGAGCTTCGCCCCCGAATGCCTCTCCACCCCGCGAGACGAGGCGACTGTGGGCATCGCGGCACCTCCACCGGAGGAGGCACCGCCCCAGCCCTGCTGGCGAATAGCGTCCAGCACGCTCTGCAtgggctgctgttgctgctgcggttgtggcggtagcggcgcCGGTTGCTGCGTGgacagcggcgctgaagaagaCATCTGCGTGAGCGACGAGTCCAGGGAAGGGGGCCCGGAGCAGGTGCCGCAATCTTATTCCGTCGAGAGACAGAGGGCTGAGCGACACGGCTGGGGCGCTTCTTCGTTTGCTTTTACGCGGTGCACGATGAAGCACGGAAACGGAGTGTGCAGACAGGCAGAGATATAGATAGATGGATAGGGAGGAGAAGCGATGTGTCGAGGGCGGACttggtgggtgggtgcgctGAAAAGTGATCGAGATTGTATACAAGCGGGCGGGtgagcgagggggagggggtattACGTGTCGTGGGCGCTTGAAGTGCAACGAGCGACGATAAGAGAGCGGAAAAGGCGAATgagatggggagagggagggagggaggggaggggggctgcagAGATACAGAGAGATGATGCGCGCGGCACTCGAAgaggacacacacagacacacagacacagagagagaaacgcgCGGCAAGCGTTGGAATACCTTTTCTGTTGCTGTGCGCGGGTGAGCATCCATGTCTCTCACGCCCCCTTGTCATGTTCCTTCGTTTTACTACAAAACGCCGATAACGGACGAAGAGAGGGCGGCAGCTGAGGGACGGTGGGgtgcgtcctcctcgctaGGCTGGGCAGGAGTATGCTGCTCATCACCACTGCCATCACCACCCGCCGTCTCCTTCGGACCGCCGATTGCATCCACCATACTCAACGCCCTCTGGACACTTAAGCGATGCGATgatcacccccccccctgtgcgcgcgctcgcgcacGCTCAGTCGCCCTCGCCAACCCCACGCACACCGACATCCACCGCTGACGGTGTATCGATGCCCTTCCAAGTGTACAGCCCATGTATCCGCGTCAGCGCTCCTGCTGACAATGATGACCCTTTTTTAATCAGGTGTTAAAGACGCCCGCAGCGCATGCGTCTGCATGTAAGGAGAAAAGAGACTGGTGAggaggggtgagggcggAGGCATCCGTCTTGATCTCCGCTTGTGCTGAAGCGAAGCCATCATGGCCAaccggcgcacacacgcacgaggaggggagggtgaggCCTTCCGATGCCCCTCCGTGATATCCATCCTTCCCTCTCGCAGGAGTGCGCCTCATACCGACCACGACGACCACCcgccactctctctctttccccttctcttcATTCCGCCACGTTACACTGCCGAAAGAACTCGAACAGCACCGCGGAGGCCCGCTCCGCCAACGCCACCATCTCCGCATACGCCTGCACGGGCACCCCCGGCCCGCGCATccccgcgctgccgctcccgaCAGAacgcaccagctgcgccagcaagcCTCCTCCGCACGCCGGGTTCGAGAAAGCAAAGACGCCGATGCTCACGCAGCGATGCTGGTCTTGCACCGACTGCGCTGCGTTGCGGCCTCGTAGTGGCATGGGCACGGCCGAGGACGTCGCGACGGAGCTGGCGCCGGTGACAACCGCCTTCTCGGCTGCAGACGGGGCCGGGGCGGCGTAGCCTACCCCGAGGGATTCCTCAGCGCTAGTTGGATCCAGCAAGTACTCGTAGACACTGCCTGCTGATGAGGAGCCGTCGACGGAAGAATGGCGGTCTTGGGTAGGGCCGCTGGTCGAGTCTGCCCCACCGTCGTGCGTCACAACTGCAacacacaccgccgccatcgtcgtgCGACACGGCAGGCCGGCATCCAGGAGCGCGGACATGACAGCGTTCAGCGCAACGGCAGGCAGACTGCCGTCGTCCCGGACGACAACGACGTCCACCACGAGCACGCATCGCGGGAAGCGCTCGCGAATGAAGACAGCGTTGAGGGTGGACTCCAGCAACGAccccagcgccagcgcgtctGTGCGAGTGAGCACCTCCAGCTTCCTCTCCTCGTACAGTACCTTCTCCGCACCACCTGCGGCTGGGGCGAGCACGCCAGCGTGCTGGacgc
It encodes the following:
- a CDS encoding putative ribosomal RNA processing protein encodes the protein MAVVYARRDGRTALELRGKEMRLSDMTAFDGSSWYAQGQTAVMASIHGPTVAKNDEYDTCIVQVRVQHAGVLAPAAGGAEKVLYEERKLEVLTRTDALALGSLLESTLNAVFIRERFPRCVLVVDVVVVRDDGSLPAVALNAVMSALLDAGLPCRTTMAAVCVAVVTHDGGADSTSGPTQDRHSSVDGSSSAGSVYEYLLDPTSAEESLGVGYAAPAPSAAEKAVVTGASSVATSSAVPMPLRGRNAAQSVQDQHRCVSIGVFAFSNPACGGGLLAQLVRSVGSGSAGMRGPGVPVQAYAEMVALAERASAVLFEFFRQCNVAE